The following proteins are co-located in the Nitrospirota bacterium genome:
- a CDS encoding toll/interleukin-1 receptor domain-containing protein has translation MNSLFISYPITDKDIVGNLRHELSEFGVTAWAYSYDKTLGEDVWEEIKKLVNQTKVMVFIVSDNTQNAEGQKRELDLSLNKFNLFPKEYAIFPVLVDNYKFEDLPKELKKITISSSWA, from the coding sequence ATGAACAGTTTATTTATTAGTTATCCAATAACGGACAAAGATATTGTTGGGAACCTCCGGCATGAATTAAGCGAGTTCGGAGTCACTGCGTGGGCATATTCATATGACAAGACGTTAGGCGAAGATGTTTGGGAGGAAATAAAAAAATTAGTAAACCAAACAAAAGTAATGGTTTTTATTGTCTCAGACAACACTCAAAACGCAGAAGGACAAAAAAGAGAACTGGATTTATCTCTAAATAAATTTAATCTATTTCCTAAAGAATATGCTATTTTCCCAGTATTGGTTGATAACTATAAATTTGAAGACTTGCCTAAAGAGCTCAAAAAGATAACAATTAGCTCAAGTTGGGCATAA
- a CDS encoding AbrB/MazE/SpoVT family DNA-binding domain-containing protein, translated as MSTVKTKVIRIGNSRGIRIPKAILDQYHINDEVELETKDDCLIIKSSHTAREGWDIAFQKMHKDQEDVLIIDDNIKNEFDEKEWEW; from the coding sequence ATGTCTACTGTCAAAACTAAAGTCATAAGGATTGGGAATTCCAGGGGAATCCGCATTCCAAAAGCAATTCTGGATCAATATCATATCAATGATGAGGTTGAGCTGGAGACTAAGGATGATTGTTTGATCATTAAATCATCTCATACCGCAAGAGAAGGATGGGATATAGCTTTTCAGAAAATGCATAAAGATCAAGAAGATGTATTAATAATTGACGATAACATAAAAAATGAATTTGATGAGAAAGAGTGGGAGTGGTAG
- a CDS encoding type II toxin-antitoxin system PemK/MazF family toxin, whose amino-acid sequence MGVVVNRFDIYLVSLDPTLGSEIKKTRPCVVISPDEMNHNIKTVTIAPMTSSTKKYPTRVPIEFQGKKGQIVLDQIRTVDKTRLIKKTGRLKKNTYEKVASTLQEMFEL is encoded by the coding sequence GTGGGAGTGGTAGTTAATAGGTTTGATATCTATCTTGTTTCATTAGATCCGACCCTTGGAAGTGAGATCAAGAAGACAAGGCCATGTGTTGTAATATCTCCTGATGAAATGAACCATAACATCAAGACTGTAACTATTGCTCCTATGACGTCATCCACCAAGAAATATCCTACAAGAGTACCAATCGAGTTTCAAGGGAAAAAGGGACAAATTGTTCTTGATCAGATCAGAACTGTCGACAAGACAAGATTAATAAAAAAAACAGGACGATTAAAGAAGAACACATATGAAAAAGTAGCGTCTACTCTTCAAGAAATGTTCGAATTATAA
- a CDS encoding transglutaminase-like domain-containing protein translates to MKAEERIVKDLRDTNDPVPEEVKKYLKSNRWIPTDGKIKELADKITKDEKGILEKSRAVYDWVVENTRRDPGVKGCGLGIVEQMMIKRGGKCVDISSIYIALARAAGVPAREVFGIRLGKKAEQDITGGYHCWAEFFLPGTGWIPVDPADVRKIMLVENLSLNEAEKYREYYFGAVDEFRITLERSGRGLNLLPLQESGPLNYLMYPYAEIDGKPLDSLDPKSFSYTVTFKAI, encoded by the coding sequence GTGAAGGCTGAAGAGAGAATTGTAAAGGATTTAAGGGATACAAATGACCCTGTGCCGGAAGAAGTAAAGAAGTATCTTAAATCGAACCGGTGGATACCAACAGATGGCAAGATAAAAGAACTTGCTGACAAAATAACAAAAGACGAAAAAGGCATCCTTGAGAAATCCAGAGCAGTCTATGACTGGGTTGTTGAAAATACACGCAGAGATCCGGGAGTAAAAGGATGCGGCCTCGGCATAGTTGAGCAGATGATGATTAAGCGAGGGGGGAAATGTGTTGATATCAGTTCAATATATATTGCACTTGCAAGGGCTGCCGGTGTGCCTGCAAGGGAGGTATTTGGCATCAGACTCGGTAAAAAAGCCGAGCAGGACATCACCGGGGGTTATCATTGCTGGGCAGAGTTCTTTCTGCCCGGGACTGGTTGGATACCGGTTGATCCTGCTGATGTAAGAAAGATAATGTTAGTTGAAAACCTGAGTTTAAATGAAGCAGAAAAATACCGGGAATACTATTTTGGCGCAGTTGATGAGTTCCGGATCACTCTTGAGAGAAGTGGAAGGGGATTAAACCTTTTACCACTGCAGGAGAGTGGCCCATTGAATTATCTTATGTACCCTTATGCAGAAATAGATGGAAAACCTCTTGATTCTCTGGATCCGAAAAGTTTTAGTTACACTGTCACGTTTAAAGCTATTTGA